From the genome of Papaver somniferum cultivar HN1 chromosome 2, ASM357369v1, whole genome shotgun sequence, one region includes:
- the LOC113350501 gene encoding mediator of RNA polymerase II transcription subunit 15a-like isoform X3, whose product MEDAADWRTHVQPDSRQRIVTKILETLERQVPISGPDVLAELNKVAVRLEDIIFTIATSQTDYLQKISLKMLAMETKSQTNEVANSFPLNTGGGSQNPQDPGQSQIPLANQYEARQQLLSQNIQNNIGNSGIHEPLALSSALPSGASLTQSSMPNAVNQGSNIQSGMTQNSSGNLVGQGGVASNMFANLTTQMQGWQLPQQTGSQQQQFWYQQQQLQQHLLKLDPPPPPQQLLGNIPFSIMQAHIQQQQQLTRLQSTQQPHMQMSSGLQPSPSILQQTQHSVMQLSSGLQQNLQSAAAQSTPNGLQQHPLSVLRQPHQRYQQFMQQQAPVLHQQQHSVFPSQQHPQQKINAPNLQQQHLVGQQNVSNMLQQQQQQQQGSLNQQNNIANMQQHLLGKNIPHQQQLGQQSNVSGLQKQQQQLMHTIHQQKGKVQQQQNAQVSTNMLQIQGKQAQTQPAQQQLMSQHPSQTTQMHQQLRLQYQPDSLQRNMQQTILTSGGSMLSHQSLLDQKQVFHSQIPPPEASSMSIDAAITGNATTTENAVYVQEEVYQTIRSMREKYLPGLSGMHQKISQKCQQHDSLPHPPESEQLERLRTYKNMLDRMIGFLNLPKSSMIPSLKDKLSFYEKQILNILNSNPPRKSGALQQQIQPTGGHSLSIQQQQQQQQQRQLQQQQQQQQQEEEQPQQQQLQQQNQQQQQHQQQQTQSQNPLRQQYENQMNSHMQPTILQNSVLSTQPTAVTSMNGSLTPNHVGVSTSQSNLLNSLQPGSTMMSGQGNGSSSLQLVCVGSTLQYQSAGNALQQGNLNTMSQNTVNGLQNNVNSLQMNPDMLQQHPHLNQQLQQQQRQMHNQEQQQFQQLVHQSQKPQRSAQLQGHQISQLQQMREDLKFRQGMGYKEGMSEQHLAAAGLWAPYNHQVKLGSSFPISSPQMLSVASPQLSQHSPQIDQQSLSSFLTTTGTPLQPANPPLIVPSPSTPLAPSLIPGDPEKQTSGVSSLSNAGNVGEAHSTASLGQVQSLAIDTPGISASPLLAELTCPDGNQVTSSTITKPSTTEQPLECLLKEVKSMSPKAFSASASDFGSVISMIDRIAGSAPGIGSKASVGEDLVTMTESHIQARNFVQQDGSSATKKMKRHTTAVPLNAMSSAGSVNDSFKQVVTIELSDVESTATSRMKKPRVEV is encoded by the exons ATGGAGGACGCTGCTGATTGGAGAACACATGTTCAACCTGATTCTCGACAGAGAATTGTCACTAAGAT ATTGGAAACACTGGAGAGACAAGTTCCAATTTCTGGACCAGACGTATTGGCAGAACTTAATAAAGTTGCTGTAAGATTGGAGGACATAATATTCACTATTGCTACCAGTCAG ACGGATTATCTTCAAAAAATATCTTTGAAGATGCTGGCAATGGAGACAAAATCTCAAACAAATGAAGTTGCTAATTCTTTTCCCTTAAATACTGGTGGTGGTAGCCAAAATCCTCAAGATCCAG GTCAGTCACAAATTCCTTTAGCGAACCAGTATGAAGCACGGCAGCAGCTATTATCCCAGAACATTCAGAATAATATCGGAAATTCTGGAATCCATGAACCTCTAGCATTGTCATCTGCATTGCCTTCTGGGGCCAGTCTCACTCAGTCCTCGATGCCCAATGCTGTTAATCAGGGATCCAACATACAGTCTGGAATGACACAGAATTCTTCTGGAAATCTAGTTGGTCAAGGAGGTGTAGCATCGAATATGTTTGCTAACTTAACAACCCAGATGCAAGGATGGCAGCTTCCACAACAGACCGGTTCTCAACAACAGCAGTTTTGGTATCAGCAACAACAGTTGCAACAACACCTTTTGAAGCTGGACCCTCCTCCTCCTCCGCAGCAGCTACTGGGAAACATTCCATTCTCCATTATGCAGGCACACatacagcaacaacagcagctaaCTCGATTGCAATCTACTCAACAACCTCATATGCAAATGTCATCTGGTCTTCAGCCAAGCCCGTCCATACTTCAACAGACTCAGCACTCTGTGATGCAATTGTCTTCAGGTCTTCAACAGAACCTGCAATCTGCCGCTGCACAGTCCACACCAAATGGTCTTCAACAACATCCATTGAGTGTCCTCAGGCAACCACATCAACGGTATCAACAGTTCATGCAGCAACAAGCTCCAGTTCTGCATCAGCAACAGCATTCGGTTTTTCCTTCACAGCAGCATCCGCAGCAGAAAATAAATGCCCCAAACTTGCAACAGCAGCATTTAGTTGGGCAACAAAATGTATCCAATATgctgcaacaacagcagcagcagcaacagggatcGCTAAACCAAcagaataatattgcaaataTGCAACAACATTTGCTTGGAAAAAATATCCCTCATCAGCAGCAGCTAGGTCAACAAAGTAACGTGTCAGGGTTAcagaagcagcaacagcagctaatGCATACCATACATCAGCAAAAGGGAAAggtgcaacaacaacaaaatgcaCAGGTATCAACAAATATGTTACAAATCCAAGGGAAACAAGCACAAACTCAACCAGCACAACAACAACTTATGTCTCAGCATCCATCTCAAACAACGCAAATGCATCAGCAACTGCGATTGCAGTACCagccagattcattacaaaggaATATGCAACAAACGATTCTGACATCTGGTGGCTCGATGCTTAGCCATCAAAGTTTATTGGACCAGAAGCAAGTGTTTCATTCACAAATACCACCTCCAGAGGCCTCATCAA TGTCAATAGATGCAGCAATAACCGGAAATGCAACCACAACAGAAAATGCTGTCTACGTGCAGGAGGAAGTTTATCAGACT ATTAGGTCCATGAGAGAAAAATACTTACCAGGTCTTAGTGGCATGCACCAGAAGATCTCTCAAAAATGCCAACAG CATGATTCTCTTCCACATCCACCAGAGTCTGAACAACTTGAGAGGCTCAGAACTTACAAGAACATGTTGGACAGGATGATAGGGTTCCTGAACCTTCCCAAAAGTAGTATGATACCTAGTTTGAAGGATAAGCTGTCTTTTTATGAGAAACAGATCTTGAATATTCTGAACTCGAACCCCCCGAGGAAATCTGGTGCACTGCAGCAACAAATTCAGCCAACTGGTGGCCACTCACTCTCtatacagcaacaacaacagcagcagcagcaacgtcaactgcaacaacaacagcagcaacaacagcaagaagAGGAGcagccacaacaacaacaactgcagcaacaaaaccagcagcagcaacaacatcagcagcagcagacacaATCTCAAAATCCTCTGCGGCAGCAGTATGAAAACCAGATGAACTCCCATATGCAACCAACGATCCTGCAAAATTCTGTATTATCTACGCAACCAACTGCTGTGACAAGCATGAATGGTTCCTTGACTCCAAACCATGTAGGTGTTTCAACGTCACAATCTAACCTGCTAAATTCTTTGCAACCTGGCTCTACTATGATGTCGGGCCAAGGAAACGGTTCCAGTTCATTGCAACTGGTTTGTGTGGGTTCCACCCTTCAATACCAAAGCGCTGGAAATGCACTCCAACAGGGAAACTTGAACACTATGTCACAAAATACTGTTAATGGATTACAGAATAATGTTAATTCCCTTCAGATGAACCCAGACATGCTTCAACAACATCCACATCTGAACCAacaacttcagcaacagcagcgcCAGATGCATAATCAGGAGCAGCAACAGTTCCAGCAGTTGGTGCACCAGTCTCAAAAGCCACAGCGATCTGCTCAATTGCAGGGGCATCAAATATCACAGCTTCAGCAGATGAGGGAGGATTTGAAATTTAGACAGGGAATGGGTTACAAAGAAGGAATGTCTGAGCAACACCTTGCTGCTGCTGGCCTTTGGGCACCATACAACCATCAAGTAAAGCTTGGTTCTTCATTTCCTATATCTTCCCCTCAAATGCTTTCAGTGGCATCCCCACAACTTTCTCAGCATTCACCACAAATTGACCAGCAAAGCCTTTCATCATTCCTTACAACAACAGGAACACCTCTGCAACCTGCAAACCCACCCTTAATTGTCCCTTCTCCTTCTACACCCCTGGCTCCTTCTCTAATACCTGGGGATCCCGAGAAACAGACTTCTGGTGTTTCCTCTCTGTCAAATGCAGGAAATGTTGGGGAGGCACATAGTACTGCTTCACTTGGTCAAGTGCAATCTCTTGCTATCGACACTCCTGGGATATCAGCCTCCCCCTTGCTGGCGGAGTTGACTTGCCCAGATGGTAATCAGGTCACATCCTCCACAATCACTAAGCCAAGTACTACAGAGCAGCCTTTAGAGTGCTTATTGAAAGAG GTAAAATCCATGTCTCCTAAAGCATTTAGTGCTTCCGCCAGTGACTTTGGGTCAGTCATTAGTATGATCGACAGGATAGCTGGATCTGCACCAGGTATTGGATCAAAAGCTTCTGTGGGTGAGGATTTGGTTACTATGACAGAATCTCATATACAAGCAAGGAATTTCGTTCAACAAGATGGAAGCTCAGCAACAAAGAAAATGAAGCGTCACACAACTGCAGTTCCCTTGAATGCCATGTCATCAGCTGGCAGTGTGAACGATAGTTTCAAGCAGGTAGTCACTATTGAATTGTCTGATGTTGAGTCAACTGCGACCTCTAGGATGAAAAAACCTCGAGTTGAGGTATGA